Proteins co-encoded in one Stomoxys calcitrans chromosome 5, idStoCalc2.1, whole genome shotgun sequence genomic window:
- the LOC106092214 gene encoding dynein axonemal light chain 1 codes for MSKATTIKEALKRWEDREHQNATQATVIELQFQWPPIEKMDATLGTLVNCERLSLSTNMIEKIFGLNGMKCLRVLSLSRNYIKAISGLEAVADTLEELWLSYNLIEKIKGLSPLKKLKVLYLSNNLIKDWAEFNRFQELEALEDLVVVGNPISEGMDEPTWRAECIKRLPTIKKLDGEPVVLNEEPTL; via the exons ATGTCCAAGGCGACTACCATTAAGGAAGCCCTCAAACGCTGGGAGGACCGTGAACACCAGAATGCAACTCAGGCTACCGTAATCGAGTTGCAATTCCAATGGCCACCCATTGAGAAAATGGACGCTACTTTGGGAACTTTGGTAAATTGCGA ACGTCTAAGTCTTTCCACAAACATGATTGAGAAAATATTTGGCTTAAATGGCATGAAATGCCTACGGGTGCTGTCTTTATCTAGAAATTACATCAAAGCAATATCGGGCTTG GAAGCTGTGGCCGATACCCTTGAAGAACTTTGGCTCAGCTATAATCTCATTGAGAAAATTAAGGGTTTATCGCCTTTGAAAAAACTTAAAGTTTTATACCTCAGCAACAATCTCATCAAGGACTGGGCCGAATTTAATCGTTTTCAAGAGCTGGAAGCTTTAGAAGATTTGGTGGTGGTTGGCAATCCCATATCTGAGGGCATGGATGAACCAACCTGGAGGGCTGAATGTATCAAACGTTTGCCAACCATTAAGAAATTAGACGGCGAGCCGGTGGTATTGA